GGTAGGACAGGCGATCGCGAGCGTCTCGGCGCTCCTCGACCTCGACGTGGTGGCGATCGGCGGCGGATTCTCACGCGTGCGCCCCGACTACCTCGACCTCGTCGACGCCGCGGTCATCCGGTGGACCGTGCTCCCCCGCACCCGACCGATCATGGTGCGACCGTCGGGCCTGTCGACGGACGGACCGCTCCTCGGCGCCGCGGCGCTGCGCGCCCGCGCCGACCTGCTCTGACGCCCGTCGCCCCCTCCCTCTCCGCGCGCCCGCCCGGGAACCCCGCCCTTCCCTCCTTCATCCGTCGGATATGTACGCCTGAAGGCTCTGAAGGCGTACAAATACGACGGATGAACAAGAGGTAGGCGCGGCAGGATGCGGCGAGCGCGCCGCCGCGGTGCGCGGCGGCGGGCGAGCCGACCTGGGGACGCGCGATCGTGGCGCGCAACCCGACCCCTCCGACCCTTCATCCGTCGGATATGTACGCCTTGAGGTCCCAAAGGCGTACATCCGCGACGGATGAACGGGCCGCTGCCCCGTCGCGGGGCACGACGGATGAGCGGGGCGCAGCCGCGCCGCGGGGCGCGACGTCACACGTCGTAGTCGACGACCACCCTCTCAGTGGTGGGCCGCGACTGGCAGGTGAGGATGTAGCCCGCGGCGATCTCGTCGGGCTCGAGCGCGTAGTTCTCGTCCATCGTGACCGCACCGTCGACCAGGCGCGCGCGACAGGTGCCGCACACGCCCCCCGAGCACGAGTACGGCGCATCGGGCCGCACCCGCAGTGCCGCGGCGAGGACCGTCTCGCGCGCGTGGACCGGCGAGGCGACGCTCGCGCTCTGCCCGTCGAGCCGCAGGTCGATGCGATGCACCGGCTCGTCGGCCCGCGGACGCGGGGGCGGGGCGACCGCCGATGCGGAGGAACCCTCGACGCCGGTCGTGAACAGCTCGAAGCGCACGCGGTCGCGCGGCACCCCGGCATCCGTCAGTGCCGTGCGGCACCGGTCGACCAACTCCAGCGGCCCGCACAGGAACCACTCGTCCACCGTGTCGGGGAGGACGACGTGGGAGAAGATCCCGCGGATGCGCTCGTCATCGAGGCGTCCCGACAGGAGAGGCGCCGCCCGCTCCTCCCGCGAGAAGACGTGGTGCACCGCCAGCCGGGTGGGGTAGCGGTCTTTCAGGTCGGCGAGATCGTCGAGGAACATGACGTCGGCCGAGGAACGGTTGGCGTATACGAGGGTGAATCGCGACGACGTCGATCGACCGAGCACCGCGGTGGCGAGCGCCATGATCGGGGTGATGCCCGATCCTGCGGCGATCCCGGCGACGCGGGCGCCATCGAGGTCGGCGAGCGAGGAGGTGAAGGAGCCCTGCGGACTCATCACATCGATGTGCGCGCCAGGCTGGAGGCCGGTCTGCGCCCAGGTGGAGAACCGGCCGCCGACGTCGCGCTTGATCGCCACGCTGATCGACCCAGGGGTCGGCGGCCGACACAGCGAGTACGACCGTCGCAGTTCGTCGCCGTCGAGGTGCGCACGCAGAGCGACATGCTGGCCGGGGAGGAAGGCGTACTCGTCGTCGAGCTCGGGCGGCACCAGGAAGGTCACCTCGACCGCGTCGTCGGT
The Microbacterium sp. SLBN-154 DNA segment above includes these coding regions:
- the paaE gene encoding 1,2-phenylacetyl-CoA epoxidase subunit PaaE — translated: MSTARATDEVAETLLANTRGGGSRRRARFHTLEVSGVRRLTDDAVEVTFLVPPELDDEYAFLPGQHVALRAHLDGDELRRSYSLCRPPTPGSISVAIKRDVGGRFSTWAQTGLQPGAHIDVMSPQGSFTSSLADLDGARVAGIAAGSGITPIMALATAVLGRSTSSRFTLVYANRSSADVMFLDDLADLKDRYPTRLAVHHVFSREERAAPLLSGRLDDERIRGIFSHVVLPDTVDEWFLCGPLELVDRCRTALTDAGVPRDRVRFELFTTGVEGSSASAVAPPPRPRADEPVHRIDLRLDGQSASVASPVHARETVLAAALRVRPDAPYSCSGGVCGTCRARLVDGAVTMDENYALEPDEIAAGYILTCQSRPTTERVVVDYDV